The region GAACGTCGTGGCGTTGTGGGGCTTGTCCACGCCCAATTTCTGGCTGGGCATCCTGATGATCCTGCTGTTCTCCGTGCAGCTCGGGTGGCTGCCCGCGTCGGGCTACGTGAGCCCCTTCGAGGATTTGCGCGGCAACCTCGCCGCGATGATCATGCCGGCCTTCGTGCTGGGCAACGCCATCGCCGCGGTGCTGATGCGGCACACGCGCAGCGCGATGCTGCAGGTGCTCAACGCCGACTACGTGCGCACGGCGCGCGCCAAGGGCCTGGACGAGCGCACCGTGGTGCTCAAGCATGCGCTGCGCAACGCGCTGACCCCCATCATCACGCTCGGCGCGCTGGAGTTCGGCACGCTCCTCTCGGGCGCGGTGCTCACCGAGCAGGTGTTTTCGATCCCCGGCTTCGGCAAGCTGATCGTCGACGCGGTGTTCAACCGCGACTACGCGGTGGTGCAAGGCGTCGTGCTCTTCACCTCCACCGTGTACATCGTGCTGAACCTGCTGGCGGATCTGGCGTATTTCCTCGTCAACCCGCGGCTGAGAGGCTGATGCGATGAGCGCCGTCCTCGACCCGGTGGTGATGGAACGCGGGCCTACGCCCGCACGCCGCGCATGGCGGCGCCTGCTGCGGCGGCGCGGGGCGATGCTGGGCCTGGGCTTCGTGGTCTTCTTCGTGCTGCTCGCGCTGCTCGCGCCGTGGATCGCGCCGCACGACCCGATGGCGACGAGCTGGAGCGCCGTGCGCAAGGCGCCGAGCGCCGAATACTGGTTCGGCACCGACGAGATCGGCCGGGACGTGCTTTCGCGCGTGGTGTGGGGTGCGCGCGCGTCGCTCTCGGCGGGCTTGGTGTCCGTGTGCATCTCGATGGCGCTGGGCGTCCCGATCGGCTTGCTCGCGGCGTACGTGGGCGGCTGGACGGACGGCCTGATCTCGCGCTTCACCGACTCCATGCTCGCGGTGCCCTTCCTCATCCTGGCCATCGCGCTCGCCGCGTTCCTCGGCCCGAGCCTCACCAACGCGATGATCGCGATCGGCGTGTCGGCCACGCCGATCTTCATCCGTCTCACGCGCGCACAGGTGCTGGCAGTGAAGGTGGAGGACTACATCGAAGCCGCGCGCGCCGTGGGCAATCCGCACTGGCGCATCGCATTGCGGCACATCCTGCCCAATGTGTTGCCGCCGCTGATCGTGCAGTCGACGCTGGCGATCGCGGCCGCGGTGATCGCGGAAGCGAGCCTGTCATTCCTGGGCCTGGGCCAGCAGCCTCCCGCGCCCAGCTGGGGCAGCATGCTCAACACCGCGAAGAACTTCGTGGACGACGCGCCGTGGATGGCGGTGTGGCCAGGGGTGTCGATCTTCCTGCTCGTGCTGTCGTTCAACCTGCTGGGCGACGGACTGCGGGACGCACTGGATCCGAAGCACAAGTGAAAAATCGGGCGCTCCAGATGTCTCTTTGAACGCAGAGGACGCAAAGGTCTCGCAGAGGACGCGGAGAATTCATCAAGAAAATTCAAAGGAAATTCTTCTCTTAAATTCCTTCGGTATTCCTCTGCGCCCTCTGCGAATCCTCTGCGTCCTCTGCGTTCAAAAATCCGGTGAACGCCGCTATCACGCCACGCGCGCGGGCCGTCGTCCAAACCACACCCACAAGCCGGCGCCGATGACGATCATCGGCACGCACAGCCACTGGCCCATCGACAGCCCCGTGGACTGCTGCAGCCACACCAGGTGCGCATCCGGCTCCCGGAAGAATTCCGCGATGAAGCGGAACACGCCGTAGCCGAACAGGAAGGCCGCGGCCACCTGCCCCTGCCGGCGCTCCTTGCGCGCGTAGATCCACAGCAGGATGAACAGCAGCAAGCCCTCCATCAGGAACTGGTAGACCTGCGAGGGATGGCGCGGGATCAGCGAGCCGCTCTGGGGGAACACCATCGCCCAGGGCAGCGACGGATCCGCCGCGCGGCCCCATAGTTCGCCATTGATGAAGTTGCCCACGCGCCCGGCCGCGAGGCCCGGCGGCACGCAGGGCGCGACCAGGTCCATCACCTGCCAGAACGGCTTGCCACGCGAATGGGCGAACCAGACCTGCGACAGGATCACGCCGAGCATGCCGCCATGAAAGCTCATGCCGCCCTGCCACACGTAGAAGATTTCCAGCGGATGCGAGGCGTAGTAGCCCGGTTTGTAGAACAGGCAGTAGCCCAGCCGACCGCCGAGCACCACGCCGAGCACGCCGAGGAAAAGCATGTCCTCGATGTCCTTGCGCGTCCAGGCGCCGGGGCCGCGGACGGAGACGAAAGGCTCGTGGTGCAGGCGCCGCATCGCGAGCAGCATGAAGAGCCCGAAAGCGGCCAGGTAAGTGAGGCCGTACCAGTGGATGGCGATGGGGCCGAGCTGCAGGGCGACGGGGTTGATCTGTGGGTACTGGAGCATGCGCCGTATTGTGCTGCAAGGCCCGCGCGGCCCGCAGCTCAACCATGCGGCCTCAGGCCGGGTGACGCGAGCCCGTGCGTGCTTTCGCGAACTCGACGAAGCGTTCCAGCGCGGGGTTCGCGCCGTCCGGCCACACGAGGCTGGTCTCGCAGCCCGGCACCTGCTGCGCGTTGCGTCCGCTCACCTGCCGATACGCCACGCCGCTGCGCTGGAACTGCCGCACGCTGTCCGGCACCCAGGCGATGCCCAGCCCGGCGGAAACGAGGTTCACGATGGTCTGCATCTGGATCGCCTCCTGCGTGACCTGCGGCGTGCGGCCTCCGGCGTGGTACATGCCGAAGACGGCGTCGTGCAGAGACGGCACGATGCGCCGCGGAAAGATCACCAGCGGCTCGCGCAGCAGCGCGTCGAACGGCATCGCGCGCGCCTTCGCCAGCAAGTGCGCCTCCGGCAGCGCGACCACGAGCGGCTCGCGCGCGATGCGCAGGTGCTGCAGGCCTGCCGGAACGAAGCCGGGCGAATGGAGCATGAAGCCGGCGTCCACGTCGCCGCGCTCGATGAGCTGGAGTTGCACGTCCCCCGTCGCCTCGATCAGTTCGAACTCCACCTGCGGATGCTCCGCGCGGAAACCACGCACCCATTGCGGCAGGAGGCCGAAGCCCACGGTGGAGACGAAGGCCAGCCGCAGCCGCCCCACTTCCCCATGCGCGGCGGCGCGCGCATGGCCGGGAAGCGCCGACGCGCGCGCCAGCAGGTCGCGCGCGCCGTCGATCAGCGCCTGGCCGGCCGCCGTGAGCCGCACGCTGCGCTTAGTGCGGTCGAACAGGCGCACGCCGAGCTGCTGCTCGAGATTGGCAATCGCCTGGGTCAGCGGGGGCTGGGTCATGTGCAGGCGCAGCGCGGCGCGGCCGAAGTGCAGCTCTTCCGCCACGGCCAGGAACTGCCGCCACAACCGAAGCTCGATCACAGGCTCACTCATATGCCGCACATATTAATACAGCACGAACAAGGGATTGGAAAGAATCACGGGCCCGGCGCATACTGGCGCCCAACGACCCGACCCGAGAGAGACACCATGGACACCAAGACCATCCAGATCAACCGCCGCAGCAAGAACATCACCGAAGGCAAGTCGCGCGCGCCCAACCGCTCGATGTACTACGCCATGGGCTACCAGGAGGGCGACTTCAAGAAGCCGATGGTCGGCGTGGCGAACGGCCACAGCACGATCACGCCCTGCAATAGCGGCCTGCAGAAGCTCGCCGACGCGGCCGTGGCGGGCATCGAGGAAGCGGGCGGCAACGCGCAGATCTTCGGCACGCCCACCATCTCGGACGGCATGGCGATGGGCACGGAGGGCATGAAGTACTCCCTCGTGAGCCGCGAAGTGATCTCCGACTGCGTCGAGACCTGCGTGCAGGGCCAGTGGATGGACGGCGTGCTGGTGGTCGGCGGCTGCGACAAGAACATGCCCGGCGGCCTCATGGGCATGCTGCGCGCGAACGTGCCTGCGATCTACGTGTACGGCGGCACCATCCTGCCCGGCCACTACAAGGGCCAGGACCTGAACATCGTGAGCGTATTCGAGGCCGTGGGCCAGAACGCCGCGGGCAACATGAGCGATGAAGACCTGCGCGAGATCGAGATGCGGGCCATTCCGGGGACGGGCTCCTGCGGCGGCATGTACACCGCGAACACGATGTCGTCGGCCTTCGAGGCGCTGGGCATCTCCCTGCCCTATTCCTCCACCATGGCGAACCCGCACGACGAGAAGACGAATTCGGCGAAGGAATCGGCGAAGGTGCTGGTCGAGGCGATCAGGAAGGACATCAAGCCGCGCGACATCGTCACGCGCAAGGCGATCGAGAACGCCGTCGCCGTCATCATGGCCACCGGCGGTTCCACCAATGCGGTGCTGCACTTCCTGGCGATCGCGCACGCGGCCGAAGTGGAATGGACCATCGACGACTTCGAGCGCGTGCGCCAGAAGACGCCGGTGCTATGCGACCTCAAGCCCAGCGGCAAGTACCTCGCGGTGGACCTTCACAAGGCCGGCGGCATCCCGCAGGTCATGAAGATCCTGCTGAAGGCCGGCCTGCTGCACGGCGACTGCATCACCATCACCGGCCAGACGATCGCCGAAGTGCTGAAGGACGTGCCGGACGAACCTCGCGCCGACCAGGACGTGATCCGCCCGATCAACAAGCCGATGTACGAACACGGCCACCTGGCGATCCTCAAGGGCAACCTGTCGCCGGAAGGCGCGGTCGCGAAGATCACGGGATTGAAGAACCCCGTCATCACCGGCCCCGCGCGCGTGTTCGACGACGAGCAGTCGGCGCTCAAGGCGATCCTCGACGGCAAGATCGTCGCGGGCGACGTGATGGTGCTGCGCTACCTCGGCCCCAAGGGCGGTCCGGGCATGCCGGAGATGCTGGCGCCGACCGGCGCGCTGATCGGCGCGGGCCTGGGCGAGAGCGTGGGCCTGATCACCGACGGCCGCTTCTCGGGCGGCACCTGGGGCATGGTCGTGGGCCACGTGGCACCGGAAGCCGCGGCGGGCGGGACGATCGCCTTCGTGAACGAAGGCGACTCGATCACCATCGACGCGCACCAGCTGAAGCTGGAGCTGAACGTGCCGGATGCCGAGATCGCCAAGCGCCGCGCGGCTTGGACGGCGCCGGCGCCGCGTTACACACGTGGCGTGCAGGCGAAGTTCGCGTTCAACGCGGCGAGCGCCAGCAAGGGCGCCGTGCTGGACAACTACTGAGCCGGGCTTACTTGCGCTTCTTGGGCAGCATGCCCAGGCTGGCGCGGCTCTTGTCGATGCGCGCCTGCTTGCGGGCGTTCTCTTTCTCGACCGCCTTTTTCTTGGTGTAGCCGGACCAGTCCGCCCACGCCCACCACGCGACGGCGAGGCCGAAGGGCGAGAGCACGACCCACCAGTCCCACAGGGCAACGGGGCCGATCTCCATGTACTTCATGATGAGCAACAGGATGCCGAGGCCGAGGAAAAGCATGGGGTATCTCCGAACGAAAGGGGGTGCCGCACAGGGGTCAACGGCGCTCACTACAATGGCGTTGAAGACTGTAACCCAACTCGAAGGACCGACAATGAAACGTGCCCTGTTCGCCCTCGCCGCCGCCGCGGCGTGCGTTCCCGCGATGGCCGACCTGGCCCTCGCGACCAGCAAGAACTGCATGGCCTGCCACGCCGTCGACAAGAAGCTCGTAGGCCCCGCCTACAAGGACGTCGCCGCCAAGTACGCCGGCCAGAAGGACGCCGCGGACAAGCTGGCCGTGAAGATCCAGAAAGGCGGCTCCGGCGTCTGGGGCCCCGTGCCCATGCCCGCGAACACGCAGGTGAATGAGGCGGAAGCCAAGAAGCTCGCCGCCTGGGTGCTGACGCAGAAGTAACTCCGGTTCGACACGACGAAAGGCCCGCGACATGCGGGCCTTTTTTATGGACGCAGAATTCGCGGAAGTGACGCAGAAGGAAGACAAGAAGAATTCAAAACAAATTCCTGTGGTTCTTTTCTGGGCTTCCTTCTGCGTCACCTCTGCGAATTCTGCGTCCAAAGAAATCCTCAGAGCTTCTCCGCCAACTGCTCCAGGATCGCCGGGTTTTCCAGCGTCGACGTGTCCTGCGTGATCGCCTCGCCCTTCGCGATGGACCGCAGCAACCTGCGCATGATCTTGCCGCTGCGCGTCTTGGGCAGGTTGTCGCCGAAGCGGATGTCCTTGGGCTTGGCGATCGGGCCGATCTCCTTGGCCACCCAGTTGCGCAGCTCCGTCGCGATCTGCTTCGCCTCGTCGCCCGTGGGCCGCGAGCGCTTGAGCACCACGAACGCGCAGACCGCTTCGCCCGTCAGGTCATCGGGGCGCCCGACCACGGCCGCTTCCGCGACAAGGTCGGTCTTGGAGACGAGCGCCGACTCGATCTCCATCGTCCCGAGCCGGTGGCCCGACACGTTGAGCACGTCGTCGATGCGGCCGGTGATGCGGAAGTAGCCGTTCTCCTTGTTGCGCACCGCGCCGTCGCCGGCGAGGTACAGCTTGCCGCCCATCTCCTCGGGGAAATAGCTCTTCTTGAAGCGCTCCGGGTCGTTCCAGATCGTGCGGATCATCGACGGCCAGGGGCGCTTGATCACCAGCATGCCGCCCGCGCCGTTCGGGATGTCGTGGCCCGCCTCGTCCACGATCGCGGCCATGATGCCCGGCAGCGGCAGCGTGCAGGAGCCCGGCACCGTCGGCGTCGCGCCCGGCAGCGGCGTGATCACGTGGCCGCCGGTTTCCGTCTGCCAGAAGGTGTCCACGATCGGGCAGCGCTCGCCGCCCACGTTCTTGTGGTACCACATCCACGCTTCGGGGTTGATCGGCTCGCCCACCGTTCCGAGGATGCGCAGGCTCGAGAGGTCGTAGCGCTTCGGGTGGATCTTCTCGTCGCCTTCCGCCGCCTTGATCAGCGAGCGGATCGCGGTGGGCGCCGTGTAGAACACCGTCACCTTGTGCTTCTGGATCATCTCCCAGAAGCGGCCCGCGTTCGGGTAGGTGGGGATGCCCTCGAAGATCACCTGCGTCGCGCCCGCGGCGAGCGGTCCGTATGCCACGTAGGTGTGGCCGGTGATCCAGCCGATGTCCGCGGTGCACCAGAAGACGTCGGTGGACTTGATGTCGAAGGTCCAGTCCATCGTGAGCTTGGCCCACAGCAGGTAGCCGCCGGTGGAGTGCTGCACCCCCTTGGGCTTGCCGGTGGAGCCGGACGTATAGAGGATGAAGAGCGGGTGCTCCGCGTTCACCGGCTCGGGCTTGCACTCGCCGGACTGGCCCTGCAGCATCTCGGTGAAGGTCTTGTCGCGTCCCGCGACCATGTTGCAGGCCGTGGGCGTGCGCATGAACACGAGCACGCTCTTGAGCGTGTCGCAGCCGCCCATCGCGATGCCTTCGTCCACGATGGACTTGAGCGGAAGCTCCTTGCCGCCGCGCATCTGGAAGTTGGCGGTGATCACCGCGACCGCGCCGGCGTCGATGATCCGCTCGTTCAGCGCCTTGGCGGAGAAGCCGCCGAACACCACGCTGTGCGTCGCGCCGATGCGCGCGCAGGCCTGCATCGCGATCACGCCTTCCACCGTCATCGGCATGTACACGATGACGCGGTCGCCCTTCCTGATGCCCTGCGCCTTCAGCGCGTTGGCGAACTGGCTCACGCGGCCGAGCAGTTCCTTGTAGGTGATCTTCGTGACGGCGCCGTCGTCGGCCTCGAAGATGATCGCCGTCTTGTTCTCGACCGCGGTGCCCATGTGCTTGTCCAGGCAGTTGGCCGAGGCATTGAGCTCGCCGTCGTGGAACCACTTGTAGAAGGGCGCGTTCGACTCGTCGAGCGTCTTCGTGAAGGGCTTCGTCCACACGATGTTGTCCCGGGCGTGGCGCGCCCAGAAGCCTTCGAGATCCTTCTCCGCTTCCTTGCACAGCGCCTCGTACGCCGGCATGCCCGAGATGCGCGCGCCCTTCATGGCGGCGTCGGACGGGGGGAAGACCCGGTTTTCGACCAGGACCGACTCGATGTTGTTGCTCATGGTTCTTGTCTCCGCGATCAGTTGGACTGGCCGGTAATGTCAGGCATACCACTTACATCGCACTGACGCGCACCGGACCGGGGGGCACGCGCCAATTTACTCCCAACCGGCGGGCCCTGCCGGATATCTACAATCGCGCACGATGCTCGATACACCACCCCCCCACACCCCGAAGGTCGCCTCCCCGTTGCGGCCCCTGCCCGGCCTCATCTTCGCGAGCCGCTGGCTGCAGCTGCCGCTCTACCTCGGCCTGATCGCCGCGCAGGCCGTCTACGTCTTCCACTTCTGGGTGGAACTGGTCCACCTGCTGGAGGCCGCGTTCGGCAGCCAGGACGCGCTGCAGAAGCTGATCACCAGCATCGGCTACAAGCAGACGGTGGCGATCACCTCGCTGAACGAGACGGTGATCATGCTGGTGGTGCTCGCGCTCATCGACGTGGTGATGATCTCCAACCTGCTGATCATGGTCATCGTGGGCGGCTACGAGACCTTCGTGAGCCGCATGAACCTCGAGGGCCACCCCGACCAGCCGGAGTGGCTGAGCCACGTGAATGCGTCGGTGCTGAAGGTGAAGCTCGCGACGGCGATCATCGGCATCTCGTCGATCCACCTGCTCAAGACCTTCATCAACGCGGACAACTACTCCGACCGCGTGCTGATCGCGCAGACGGCGATCCACATCACCTTCCTGCTGTCGGCCATCGCGATCGCCTACACCGACAAGATCATGTCGGGGATCGCCGAGCGCAGGCACTAGTCGCGCGCTTCGAGCGGGGCCGGGCCCTCCCACTGCACCACCTTCCCGCCGTCGAAGGACCAGTTTTCCTTCACCGGGTGGAACAGCAGGGGCCCGTTGCCCCGGTGCATGAATTCCCCGCGCGAGATCGGCGGGCGCCAGCGCATCGTCGCCTGGATCGGCAGGATCGGGCACGGGTTCTGGCTCTGGCCCACGTAGCACGGGAGGGTCGCGCGCAGGTCCTGGATGGTGAAGCCCTGGCGCACCAGCAGGGTGGGAATGAGCACCTCGAAGTGCCCGCTCCACCCGCGCCGGTGCGCGCCCTCCACGGCGTCCAGCGCCGGCCTGGAAATGCGGAACACCGGGAAGAAGCCCTTGTACAGGGCGTCGTCCTTCAACTCCACCTCCACCGGCACGGTGAGCGAGCGCCACCAGGTCCAGGTGGGCCATTCGCCGTGGCGATGGATGTGGGTGACCAGCAGCGGGGCCGGGTTCTCGCGGTAGGCCGACATGAAGGCCTGCCAGTGCCCGCGGTACTCCACGTCCGACTCGACCTGCCAGTACCACGCGTACGGCTTGCCGCGTGCGAACCACATGAGCGGGAAATGGGTGTTGGCCAGGATGTGCGAGCGGCCGAAGTAGCCCCAGCCGAGGTCGCCCGGCAGCTTCCGGTCGTCGAACGGGACCAGCGCCCCGGCCAGGTCCCGGGACTGCAGGAAGGCCGTCCACTGCTGCCGGACCGGCCCCTGGTCGTCGTGCAGCAGGACGAAGCAATCGGCGAAGGCGCCGAGTTCCCTGCGCAGGCGGAGGAAGCGCTGGCCGATCGCCTCGCCCCACTGGTGGGCGAGGAACACGACGGCTGTGTCGGGGAGCGCCATGGGCGCCGAGCTTACCCCGTTGCAGCCATCCGTGCAGCAGCCATCCGCGCCGCGATGCGCAGCGCGCTCTCCAGGGCGCCGGTGTCGGCCTTGCCCTGGCCGACGATGTCGAAGGCCGTGCCGTGCGCGGGCGTCGTGAACACGGTCTTGAGGCCCGCCGTGACGGTGACGCCCTTGTTGAAGCCGAGCAGCTTGGTCGCGATCTGCCCCTGGTCGTGGTACATCATCACGACGCCGTCGTACTCGCCCTTGAGCGCCTTCAGGAAGATCACGTCGGACGACACGGGCCCCACGCAGCCGATGCCTTCGCCGCGCAGCCGCTCCACGGTGGGGCGAATGATGGTGATCTCCTCGTCGCCGAAGAGGCCGCCCTCCCCGCCGTGCGGGTTGAGCGCGGCCACCGCGATGCGCGGGGCCGCGACGCCGTTGGCGCGCAAGGTGGTGTCGG is a window of Caenimonas aquaedulcis DNA encoding:
- the ilvD gene encoding dihydroxy-acid dehydratase — encoded protein: MDTKTIQINRRSKNITEGKSRAPNRSMYYAMGYQEGDFKKPMVGVANGHSTITPCNSGLQKLADAAVAGIEEAGGNAQIFGTPTISDGMAMGTEGMKYSLVSREVISDCVETCVQGQWMDGVLVVGGCDKNMPGGLMGMLRANVPAIYVYGGTILPGHYKGQDLNIVSVFEAVGQNAAGNMSDEDLREIEMRAIPGTGSCGGMYTANTMSSAFEALGISLPYSSTMANPHDEKTNSAKESAKVLVEAIRKDIKPRDIVTRKAIENAVAVIMATGGSTNAVLHFLAIAHAAEVEWTIDDFERVRQKTPVLCDLKPSGKYLAVDLHKAGGIPQVMKILLKAGLLHGDCITITGQTIAEVLKDVPDEPRADQDVIRPINKPMYEHGHLAILKGNLSPEGAVAKITGLKNPVITGPARVFDDEQSALKAILDGKIVAGDVMVLRYLGPKGGPGMPEMLAPTGALIGAGLGESVGLITDGRFSGGTWGMVVGHVAPEAAAGGTIAFVNEGDSITIDAHQLKLELNVPDAEIAKRRAAWTAPAPRYTRGVQAKFAFNAASASKGAVLDNY
- a CDS encoding ABC transporter permease, which codes for MSKYFLRRLAAIIPTIFFVSVIIFGLQQLLPGDAAQILAGEDQDPQVVAYLRQKMHLDQPFPVRYAYWISGVAHGDLGESLRIQEPVLGLILQKLPVTLELAAIAMLIALVIGIPAGIVSAVGKDTAWDYAANVVALWGLSTPNFWLGILMILLFSVQLGWLPASGYVSPFEDLRGNLAAMIMPAFVLGNAIAAVLMRHTRSAMLQVLNADYVRTARAKGLDERTVVLKHALRNALTPIITLGALEFGTLLSGAVLTEQVFSIPGFGKLIVDAVFNRDYAVVQGVVLFTSTVYIVLNLLADLAYFLVNPRLRG
- a CDS encoding LysR family transcriptional regulator, with translation MSEPVIELRLWRQFLAVAEELHFGRAALRLHMTQPPLTQAIANLEQQLGVRLFDRTKRSVRLTAAGQALIDGARDLLARASALPGHARAAAHGEVGRLRLAFVSTVGFGLLPQWVRGFRAEHPQVEFELIEATGDVQLQLIERGDVDAGFMLHSPGFVPAGLQHLRIAREPLVVALPEAHLLAKARAMPFDALLREPLVIFPRRIVPSLHDAVFGMYHAGGRTPQVTQEAIQMQTIVNLVSAGLGIAWVPDSVRQFQRSGVAYRQVSGRNAQQVPGCETSLVWPDGANPALERFVEFAKARTGSRHPA
- a CDS encoding c-type cytochrome, whose amino-acid sequence is MKRALFALAAAAACVPAMADLALATSKNCMACHAVDKKLVGPAYKDVAAKYAGQKDAADKLAVKIQKGGSGVWGPVPMPANTQVNEAEAKKLAAWVLTQK
- the lgt gene encoding prolipoprotein diacylglyceryl transferase → MLQYPQINPVALQLGPIAIHWYGLTYLAAFGLFMLLAMRRLHHEPFVSVRGPGAWTRKDIEDMLFLGVLGVVLGGRLGYCLFYKPGYYASHPLEIFYVWQGGMSFHGGMLGVILSQVWFAHSRGKPFWQVMDLVAPCVPPGLAAGRVGNFINGELWGRAADPSLPWAMVFPQSGSLIPRHPSQVYQFLMEGLLLFILLWIYARKERRQGQVAAAFLFGYGVFRFIAEFFREPDAHLVWLQQSTGLSMGQWLCVPMIVIGAGLWVWFGRRPARVA
- a CDS encoding ABC transporter permease, yielding MSAVLDPVVMERGPTPARRAWRRLLRRRGAMLGLGFVVFFVLLALLAPWIAPHDPMATSWSAVRKAPSAEYWFGTDEIGRDVLSRVVWGARASLSAGLVSVCISMALGVPIGLLAAYVGGWTDGLISRFTDSMLAVPFLILAIALAAFLGPSLTNAMIAIGVSATPIFIRLTRAQVLAVKVEDYIEAARAVGNPHWRIALRHILPNVLPPLIVQSTLAIAAAVIAEASLSFLGLGQQPPAPSWGSMLNTAKNFVDDAPWMAVWPGVSIFLLVLSFNLLGDGLRDALDPKHK
- the acs gene encoding acetate--CoA ligase; protein product: MSNNIESVLVENRVFPPSDAAMKGARISGMPAYEALCKEAEKDLEGFWARHARDNIVWTKPFTKTLDESNAPFYKWFHDGELNASANCLDKHMGTAVENKTAIIFEADDGAVTKITYKELLGRVSQFANALKAQGIRKGDRVIVYMPMTVEGVIAMQACARIGATHSVVFGGFSAKALNERIIDAGAVAVITANFQMRGGKELPLKSIVDEGIAMGGCDTLKSVLVFMRTPTACNMVAGRDKTFTEMLQGQSGECKPEPVNAEHPLFILYTSGSTGKPKGVQHSTGGYLLWAKLTMDWTFDIKSTDVFWCTADIGWITGHTYVAYGPLAAGATQVIFEGIPTYPNAGRFWEMIQKHKVTVFYTAPTAIRSLIKAAEGDEKIHPKRYDLSSLRILGTVGEPINPEAWMWYHKNVGGERCPIVDTFWQTETGGHVITPLPGATPTVPGSCTLPLPGIMAAIVDEAGHDIPNGAGGMLVIKRPWPSMIRTIWNDPERFKKSYFPEEMGGKLYLAGDGAVRNKENGYFRITGRIDDVLNVSGHRLGTMEIESALVSKTDLVAEAAVVGRPDDLTGEAVCAFVVLKRSRPTGDEAKQIATELRNWVAKEIGPIAKPKDIRFGDNLPKTRSGKIMRRLLRSIAKGEAITQDTSTLENPAILEQLAEKL
- a CDS encoding YqhA family protein, whose translation is MLDTPPPHTPKVASPLRPLPGLIFASRWLQLPLYLGLIAAQAVYVFHFWVELVHLLEAAFGSQDALQKLITSIGYKQTVAITSLNETVIMLVVLALIDVVMISNLLIMVIVGGYETFVSRMNLEGHPDQPEWLSHVNASVLKVKLATAIIGISSIHLLKTFINADNYSDRVLIAQTAIHITFLLSAIAIAYTDKIMSGIAERRH
- a CDS encoding TIGR04438 family Trp-rich protein — encoded protein: MLFLGLGILLLIMKYMEIGPVALWDWWVVLSPFGLAVAWWAWADWSGYTKKKAVEKENARKQARIDKSRASLGMLPKKRK